Proteins encoded within one genomic window of Bacillus sp. F19:
- a CDS encoding replication initiation and membrane attachment family protein has protein sequence MDKHWNQLLPVDRYLVKMNGVLQDFDRKVLTLLYQPLLGAKCYGLYMTLWAELEQDRMWSEETTHHGLMSLMQSNLREIYEERIKLEGIGLLKTYQKEQSDTKLYIYELMPPLKPADFFQDGVLNIYLYNRVGKNKYNQLKKFFADSSLSSDLVQITRPFNEVFKSLQPSEMISRLTDEVQEDLEPEKGSEFYHSGEAASPQMTDEVFDFDLFFAGLSEAVIPRKSITKKVKETIKKLSYLYGIGAMEMKNVVMNAIDANETIQIDSLRKAARDWYQFEHGEKLPALADKTQPVLLRSDTSSKKELSQEEMLIRQLDSISPKQFLMDLADGIEPAAADLQIVEEVMFKQKLHPGVVNVLIYYVMLKTDMKLSKTYVQKIASHWARKQVSTVKSAMELAKQEHRQYQEWAEKKTVSKTGRKLIRKEKLPQWLKEDLEKPDPKEEINQTEVDLERKRLEEKIKQYRQQQSD, from the coding sequence ATGGACAAGCATTGGAATCAGTTATTGCCTGTTGATCGGTATTTGGTCAAAATGAATGGTGTCCTGCAGGATTTTGACAGGAAAGTTTTGACGCTGCTTTATCAGCCGCTATTAGGTGCAAAATGCTATGGTCTTTATATGACGCTTTGGGCGGAGCTTGAACAGGACCGGATGTGGAGCGAAGAAACGACACATCATGGACTGATGTCCCTCATGCAAAGCAACCTGAGAGAAATCTATGAAGAGCGGATTAAACTTGAGGGCATAGGATTATTAAAAACGTATCAAAAGGAACAAAGTGACACAAAGCTGTACATCTACGAATTAATGCCTCCCCTAAAGCCTGCTGATTTTTTTCAGGATGGGGTATTAAACATTTATTTATATAATCGCGTAGGGAAAAACAAATACAATCAGCTGAAAAAGTTTTTTGCAGACAGCAGTCTGTCTTCTGATCTTGTCCAGATTACCAGGCCGTTTAATGAGGTATTTAAATCTCTTCAGCCGAGTGAAATGATTTCCAGACTTACAGATGAGGTGCAGGAAGACCTTGAACCTGAAAAAGGATCAGAATTTTATCATTCTGGAGAAGCCGCATCGCCTCAGATGACAGATGAAGTGTTTGATTTTGATTTATTTTTTGCAGGTTTGTCTGAAGCTGTCATTCCCAGAAAATCCATAACAAAGAAAGTGAAAGAAACCATTAAAAAGCTTTCTTACTTGTATGGCATAGGTGCAATGGAAATGAAAAATGTCGTGATGAATGCAATTGACGCAAATGAAACAATCCAGATCGACAGTTTGAGAAAAGCTGCAAGAGACTGGTATCAGTTTGAACACGGCGAAAAATTGCCTGCACTTGCCGATAAAACCCAGCCGGTTTTACTAAGATCTGATACTTCCTCAAAAAAAGAACTGTCTCAGGAGGAAATGCTGATCAGACAGCTGGATTCAATATCGCCAAAGCAATTTTTAATGGATCTGGCAGACGGAATTGAGCCGGCAGCTGCAGATTTACAGATCGTTGAAGAAGTGATGTTTAAGCAAAAGCTTCATCCTGGCGTCGTCAATGTTTTAATTTACTATGTTATGTTAAAAACAGATATGAAGCTATCGAAAACGTATGTGCAAAAAATTGCAAGTCACTGGGCAAGAAAACAAGTATCCACTGTGAAATCAGCTATGGAGCTCGCAAAGCAGGAGCATCGCCAATACCAGGAGTGGGCCGAAAAGAAAACCGTTTCTAAAACAGGCAGAAAGCTGATACGGAAAGAGAAGCTTCCTCAGTGGCTTAAAGAAGACCTGGAAAAACCCGATCCAAAAGAAGAAATCAACCAAACAGAAGTGGATCTTGAGCGGAAAAGGCTTGAAGAAAAAATAAAACAATACAGACAGCAGCAGTCAGATTAA
- a CDS encoding dUTP diphosphatase — protein sequence MNFLKLFEMQKNLDLKIEKQHGLEEEPLLEKKILALLVEVGELANETRCFKFWSLKPPAETSVILEEYVDGIHFILSLGIEIGMTEGYEFELLDEEISLTAHFVHVYEKIAQFEKSHSEAHYLEMFQQYLLLGKVLGFSAEEVETAYVKKNEVNHDRQKQGY from the coding sequence GTGAATTTTTTGAAATTGTTTGAGATGCAGAAGAACCTTGATTTGAAAATTGAAAAACAGCACGGCCTGGAAGAGGAACCGCTGCTTGAAAAGAAAATTTTAGCTTTGCTAGTTGAAGTTGGCGAACTTGCCAATGAAACAAGGTGCTTTAAATTTTGGAGTTTAAAACCTCCAGCTGAAACAAGCGTCATTCTTGAGGAGTATGTAGATGGCATACATTTCATTTTATCGCTTGGAATTGAGATTGGCATGACAGAGGGGTATGAATTTGAATTGCTCGATGAGGAAATTTCTTTAACAGCACATTTTGTTCATGTATATGAAAAGATAGCGCAGTTTGAAAAAAGCCATTCTGAAGCACACTATCTTGAAATGTTTCAGCAGTACCTTTTGCTTGGAAAAGTTCTTGGATTTTCGGCTGAAGAAGTTGAGACTGCTTATGTTAAAAAGAATGAAGTAAACCATGATCGTCAAAAACAGGGCTATTAA
- the rpmI gene encoding 50S ribosomal protein L35 translates to MPKMKTHRGAAKRFKKTGSGKLKRSHAYTSHLFANKSTKAKRKLRKGTLVSKGDFKRIRHLLDNIK, encoded by the coding sequence ATGCCAAAAATGAAAACTCATCGCGGCGCTGCAAAGCGTTTCAAAAAGACTGGATCAGGTAAATTAAAACGTTCACACGCTTACACTAGCCATTTATTTGCTAACAAATCTACAAAAGCAAAACGCAAACTTCGCAAAGGCACTTTAGTAAGCAAAGGCGACTTCAAACGCATCCGTCATTTATTAGATAATATTAAATAA
- the thrS gene encoding threonine--tRNA ligase, with the protein MSDAVKISFPDGAVKEYQAGTTTEDIAASISPGLRKKSLAGKFNGELIDLKTPIDQDGSIEIVTLDSSDALEIIRHSSAHVLAQAIKRIYKDVKLGIGPVIENGFYYDIDMDQSISVEDLPAIEKEMKKIINENIEVVRKEVTREEAKAIYEEIGDNLKLELLDAIPEGEKVTIYEQGEFFDLCRGIHVPSTGKLKEFKLLSVAGAYWRGDSNNKMLQRIYGTAFIKKADLDEHLRLLEEAKERDHRKLGKELSLFTTSQKVGQGLPIWLPKGATIRRIVERYIVDKEERLGYQHVYTPVLGSVELYKTSGHWDHYQDDMFPAMSMDNEDLVLRPMNCPHHMMVYKHDIHSYRELPIRVAELGTMHRYEMSGALSGLQRVRAMTLNDAHIFVRPDQIKDEFIRVVRLIEEVYKDFGIDDYSFRLSYRDPEDKEKYFDDDAMWEKAQSMLKSAMDELQLDYFEADGEAAFYGPKLDVQVRTALGKDETLSTVQLDFLLPERFDLNYVGEDGKQHRPVVIHRGVVSTMERFVAFLIEEYKGAFPTWLAPTQVQVIPVSPSVHLDYAKKVQELLQAEGIRVELDARDEKIGYKIREAQIQKTPYMLVVGDNEAAESAVNVRKYGEQKSETIALKEFIEGIVKEVKR; encoded by the coding sequence ATGTCAGACGCTGTAAAAATTTCATTTCCGGACGGAGCTGTAAAGGAATATCAGGCAGGCACAACAACTGAAGATATTGCGGCATCCATCAGCCCGGGGCTTAGAAAAAAATCATTGGCAGGTAAATTCAATGGTGAATTAATTGACTTGAAAACACCAATCGATCAAGATGGCAGCATTGAAATTGTCACATTGGACAGTTCTGATGCATTAGAGATTATCCGTCACAGTTCTGCACATGTACTCGCGCAGGCTATAAAAAGGATCTACAAAGATGTGAAGCTTGGAATTGGACCGGTTATCGAGAATGGATTCTATTATGACATTGATATGGACCAATCGATTTCTGTTGAAGATCTTCCGGCAATAGAAAAAGAAATGAAAAAAATCATCAATGAAAACATTGAGGTTGTCCGCAAGGAAGTAACGCGGGAAGAAGCAAAAGCCATCTATGAAGAGATTGGCGATAACCTGAAACTAGAACTGCTTGATGCTATCCCAGAAGGCGAAAAGGTGACAATCTACGAGCAGGGTGAATTTTTCGATCTTTGCCGCGGAATTCATGTTCCTTCAACTGGAAAATTAAAAGAGTTTAAACTTTTAAGTGTAGCGGGTGCATACTGGCGCGGAGACAGCAACAATAAAATGCTGCAGCGCATTTATGGCACAGCTTTTATTAAAAAAGCTGACTTAGATGAGCATCTTCGTTTATTAGAAGAAGCGAAAGAGCGCGATCACCGCAAGCTGGGAAAAGAACTGAGCTTATTCACTACATCACAAAAAGTAGGTCAGGGTCTCCCGATCTGGCTTCCAAAAGGTGCGACAATCCGGCGCATCGTCGAGCGCTACATTGTGGATAAAGAAGAGCGCCTGGGCTATCAGCACGTTTACACTCCTGTTCTGGGAAGTGTGGAGCTGTACAAAACATCAGGTCACTGGGATCATTACCAGGATGACATGTTCCCTGCAATGTCTATGGATAATGAGGATTTAGTTCTTCGTCCAATGAACTGTCCGCATCACATGATGGTTTACAAGCATGATATTCACAGTTACCGCGAGCTTCCAATCCGTGTAGCCGAGCTGGGTACAATGCACCGCTATGAAATGTCAGGTGCACTCAGCGGGCTTCAGCGCGTGCGTGCGATGACACTTAATGATGCACATATCTTTGTCCGTCCGGATCAAATTAAAGACGAGTTTATCCGAGTTGTGAGATTGATTGAAGAAGTATATAAAGATTTTGGAATCGATGATTATTCATTCCGTCTTTCTTACCGCGATCCAGAGGATAAGGAAAAATACTTTGATGATGATGCGATGTGGGAAAAAGCTCAAAGCATGCTGAAGTCAGCAATGGATGAGCTTCAGCTTGATTATTTTGAAGCAGACGGCGAAGCAGCTTTTTATGGTCCAAAGCTTGATGTACAAGTCCGCACAGCGCTTGGAAAAGATGAAACGCTTTCTACTGTTCAGCTTGACTTCTTATTGCCGGAGCGTTTTGATTTAAATTATGTCGGCGAGGACGGCAAACAGCACCGCCCAGTTGTTATTCACCGCGGGGTAGTATCAACAATGGAACGCTTTGTTGCATTCTTGATTGAAGAATACAAAGGGGCTTTCCCGACTTGGCTCGCTCCGACACAAGTGCAGGTGATTCCAGTTTCACCTTCTGTGCACCTTGATTATGCAAAAAAAGTTCAAGAACTGCTGCAGGCTGAAGGAATCCGCGTAGAGCTTGACGCACGCGATGAAAAGATCGGCTATAAAATCCGAGAGGCGCAAATTCAGAAAACACCTTATATGCTTGTTGTCGGTGACAATGAAGCGGCTGAATCTGCCGTTAATGTCCGCAAATACGGAGAACAAAAATCAGAGACAATTGCTCTTAAAGAATTTATCGAAGGAATCGTAAAAGAAGTGAAGAGATAA
- a CDS encoding M42 family metallopeptidase gives MAKLDETLQMLKDLTDAKGIPGNEREPREVMKKYITAYADEVTTDGLGSLIAKKTGKEGGPKIMVAGHLDEVGFMVTQIDDKGFLRFQTVGGWWSQVMLAQRVTITTKKGDVTGVIGSKPPHILPPEVRKKPVDIKDMFIDIGASSREEAMEFGVLPGDQIVPYFEFTVMNNQKMLLAKAWDNRIGCAIAIDVLKGLKDAEHPNVVYGVGTIQEEVGLRGARTSAHAIQPDIGFGVDVGIAGDTPGISEKEASSKMGEGPQIILYDASMVSHKGLRDFVVGVADELSIPYQFDAIAGGGTDSGAIHMTANGVPALSITIATRYIHSHAAMLHRDDYENAVKLITEVIKRLDEDTVKTITFD, from the coding sequence ATGGCGAAATTAGATGAAACACTGCAGATGCTGAAAGATTTAACAGATGCAAAAGGCATTCCCGGCAATGAAAGAGAGCCGAGAGAAGTCATGAAGAAATACATAACGGCATATGCCGATGAGGTTACGACAGATGGTCTTGGGAGCTTAATCGCCAAAAAAACAGGCAAAGAAGGCGGCCCGAAAATTATGGTTGCCGGCCACTTAGATGAAGTTGGCTTTATGGTCACGCAAATTGATGATAAAGGATTTCTTCGTTTTCAGACGGTAGGCGGATGGTGGTCACAGGTTATGCTTGCACAGCGTGTGACGATCACTACAAAAAAAGGGGATGTTACAGGTGTTATCGGTTCTAAACCGCCGCACATCCTTCCTCCTGAAGTGAGAAAAAAACCGGTCGACATTAAAGATATGTTTATTGATATAGGGGCATCAAGCCGTGAAGAAGCAATGGAGTTCGGTGTCTTGCCTGGAGATCAAATCGTCCCGTATTTTGAATTTACGGTTATGAACAATCAAAAGATGCTGCTTGCGAAAGCGTGGGATAACCGCATCGGCTGTGCAATTGCAATTGATGTCCTAAAAGGACTGAAAGATGCTGAACATCCAAACGTTGTATATGGTGTGGGTACGATTCAAGAAGAAGTAGGGCTTCGCGGAGCACGTACGTCGGCACATGCGATACAGCCTGATATTGGATTTGGCGTTGATGTTGGAATCGCTGGTGATACACCAGGAATTTCAGAGAAAGAAGCATCAAGTAAAATGGGTGAAGGTCCGCAAATTATTCTTTATGACGCATCAATGGTGTCTCATAAAGGATTGCGTGATTTTGTTGTCGGTGTTGCCGATGAACTCAGCATCCCATATCAATTTGACGCGATTGCAGGCGGAGGAACAGATTCAGGCGCAATCCATATGACAGCGAATGGTGTTCCTGCTCTTTCCATTACGATTGCTACTAGATATATCCACTCTCATGCTGCCATGCTGCATCGGGATGATTATGAAAATGCAGTGAAATTAATTACTGAGGTTATTAAACGTTTAGACGAAGACACCGTTAAAACGATTACCTTTGATTAA
- a CDS encoding sigma-w pathway protein ysdB: protein MIVILLRLLLLVLFVFVLYSLAKYVLNPKRRLELAQEKKQFFLLDERDNVRKNFLLTYKGVLFEGEKYLGTTDQAFEVVSIFIWTGTLSKLQGLSLSDFEFVEEKVRERYPHAALNWKSPVKEFLLKSQKP, encoded by the coding sequence ATGATAGTAATCCTGTTACGATTACTTTTGCTTGTTCTTTTTGTCTTTGTCCTATATTCCCTTGCAAAATATGTGCTGAATCCCAAGCGGAGGCTTGAGCTTGCACAAGAAAAAAAGCAGTTTTTTCTGCTTGATGAACGTGACAACGTGCGCAAAAACTTCTTGTTAACTTACAAGGGTGTTTTGTTCGAAGGCGAGAAATACCTTGGAACAACAGATCAGGCGTTTGAGGTTGTATCCATCTTTATTTGGACCGGCACCCTAAGTAAACTTCAAGGGCTCTCCCTCTCTGATTTTGAATTTGTAGAAGAAAAAGTGAGGGAACGATATCCTCATGCTGCTCTTAATTGGAAAAGTCCCGTGAAAGAATTCTTGTTAAAAAGCCAAAAGCCGTGA
- the ytxC gene encoding putative sporulation protein YtxC produces the protein MIEIFFNSPHEAETVHNMLDHERDKWKAEIVRIKEHGIQIVSNDPGEMINVLLIPVIVRYILKYKESHLMLSIIKDKFYFQEPEEQQQIIHIAEAIIEGERSEIPKVDQLPLRETPIYEALADFIRPNLSFALPSFIKFRLHQYVERLNKYIEIAIEEYKLEQEYQTFIQSLRDYAMNRKTKVNVLHIVHEKELTVYNEHFAELSQDELMKYIDRSFIHQHPMYIDASLLAPLVSIAPNKIHLYTDSPDFGMVRTIQNIFLERVNIYPRIMAGI, from the coding sequence ATGATCGAAATATTTTTCAATTCTCCGCATGAAGCAGAAACAGTCCACAATATGCTTGATCATGAGCGTGATAAATGGAAAGCCGAGATTGTTAGAATAAAGGAACATGGAATCCAGATTGTAAGCAATGATCCAGGTGAGATGATTAACGTCCTTCTGATTCCGGTGATCGTCCGCTACATCCTGAAGTACAAAGAATCTCACCTGATGCTGTCCATCATCAAAGACAAATTCTATTTTCAAGAGCCGGAGGAACAGCAGCAAATAATACATATTGCCGAGGCGATTATTGAAGGAGAACGCAGCGAGATTCCGAAAGTTGATCAGCTTCCGCTAAGGGAAACTCCCATCTATGAAGCTCTGGCCGATTTCATCAGGCCTAATCTGTCTTTTGCTCTTCCATCCTTTATAAAATTCCGTCTTCACCAGTATGTGGAGCGTTTAAATAAATATATTGAGATTGCGATCGAAGAGTACAAGCTCGAGCAGGAATATCAGACATTTATTCAAAGTTTAAGAGATTATGCCATGAACAGGAAAACGAAAGTGAACGTGCTTCACATCGTGCATGAAAAAGAGCTGACAGTTTACAATGAACATTTTGCTGAACTGAGCCAGGATGAGCTGATGAAGTATATTGACAGGTCTTTTATTCATCAGCATCCTATGTACATTGATGCCTCGCTTTTGGCGCCGCTGGTGTCAATCGCTCCAAACAAAATTCATTTATATACCGATTCACCAGACTTTGGCATGGTACGGACAATACAGAATATTTTTTTGGAGCGGGTAAACATTTATCCCAGAATAATGGCCGGTATTTAA
- a CDS encoding VTT domain-containing protein, protein MNCTKEVRTIDLATSAVVSTVQSTGFLAPLFFIFMHILRQFLFIPVVVICIIGGILFGTQFGTFYSIIGLTVASISFYTLSKQFPSFLERFSGLKKKWLGNYTRLSVGQIIVLRMIPFVNFSILSLCILDRSTSFKDYAKLSFWTHIPAAFCFTSFGAYFGKFSLVTTIVLIGTLILFVYLLREKRVIIKWHDFFAKTMQKP, encoded by the coding sequence ATGAACTGCACGAAAGAGGTGAGGACAATCGATCTTGCAACTTCTGCAGTCGTTTCAACGGTTCAGTCAACAGGCTTTCTAGCCCCGCTTTTTTTTATCTTTATGCACATTTTAAGGCAATTTTTATTCATTCCTGTAGTTGTCATCTGCATCATTGGCGGAATTTTATTCGGCACTCAATTTGGGACCTTTTATTCCATTATTGGCCTTACTGTCGCAAGCATAAGTTTTTATACCCTATCAAAACAATTTCCTTCTTTTTTGGAGCGTTTTTCAGGGTTAAAGAAAAAATGGCTTGGAAACTATACAAGACTTTCTGTAGGGCAAATTATTGTTCTCAGAATGATCCCGTTCGTTAACTTTTCCATTTTATCGTTATGTATCCTTGATCGGTCGACTTCATTTAAAGACTACGCAAAGCTTTCTTTTTGGACTCATATACCTGCAGCTTTTTGTTTTACATCCTTCGGGGCATACTTTGGGAAATTCTCTCTTGTTACAACAATTGTATTAATTGGAACGCTGATTTTATTTGTCTATTTGCTGAGAGAAAAAAGAGTAATTATTAAATGGCATGATTTTTTTGCAAAAACCATGCAAAAGCCGTGA
- the dnaI gene encoding primosomal protein DnaI codes for MESINKTLSGLAGREDFQKRMSAMKAQIMKNPDIQKFLSEHRTEINDEMINRSLIKLYEYIGQSKRCADCPSLSECKNLVEGYHPQLILQGKTIDLKYEVCPMKEAEDERKKHQALIKSMFIPRDILNAKLEDIDLKEDSRIRVVNMVLSFSEEYEAGKHVKGMYLYGSFGVGKTYILGAIANELAKKKIPSMLVYVPEFMRELKSSLHDNSLEDKIDAVKKVKVLMLDDIGAEAMSSWIRDDILGSILQYRMLENLPTFFTSNFSMKDLQSHLSVTQRGEEEPVKSARIMERIKYLADPYELKGRNWRER; via the coding sequence GTGGAATCGATAAATAAAACGTTAAGCGGACTTGCGGGCCGTGAGGATTTTCAAAAACGGATGAGTGCGATGAAAGCACAAATTATGAAGAATCCCGATATTCAAAAATTTCTGAGTGAACATCGTACAGAAATTAACGATGAGATGATTAACAGAAGTCTAATCAAGCTGTATGAATATATCGGCCAAAGCAAGCGGTGTGCAGATTGCCCAAGCCTGTCAGAGTGCAAGAATTTAGTTGAGGGGTATCATCCTCAGCTCATTCTTCAGGGAAAAACGATTGATTTAAAATATGAGGTTTGTCCAATGAAGGAAGCGGAGGATGAACGGAAAAAACATCAGGCTTTAATTAAATCCATGTTTATTCCCCGTGATATTCTTAATGCGAAACTTGAAGATATTGACCTTAAAGAAGACAGCAGAATAAGAGTTGTCAATATGGTGCTTAGCTTCAGCGAAGAATATGAAGCAGGAAAACATGTAAAGGGAATGTATCTATACGGTTCGTTTGGAGTCGGCAAAACCTATATACTTGGAGCCATTGCGAACGAGCTCGCCAAGAAAAAAATCCCTTCCATGCTCGTCTATGTTCCCGAATTTATGAGAGAGCTGAAGAGCTCACTCCATGACAATTCACTTGAAGACAAGATTGATGCCGTTAAAAAAGTGAAAGTGCTTATGCTCGATGACATTGGCGCAGAAGCGATGTCCAGCTGGATTCGGGATGATATATTAGGCTCTATTCTTCAATATCGCATGCTTGAAAATCTTCCGACATTTTTCACATCAAACTTCAGCATGAAAGATCTGCAGAGTCATTTAAGTGTTACACAGCGCGGGGAAGAAGAACCTGTCAAATCAGCGCGGATCATGGAGAGAATTAAATATCTTGCCGATCCTTATGAGTTAAAAGGACGAAATTGGCGGGAGAGATAA
- a CDS encoding cytosolic protein — MSMLRKMKVFLSTDQETSENHYDDALKSHYYKTTAKKAIEAVENTFSKQPGATVTSVSEDRGEISIVIDKPKKALMIITIVSVRPYETAIDFNVSADTRLASDFGFSRKLIIDAYEKLNKALPFIGTGLNPK, encoded by the coding sequence ATGAGCATGCTGCGAAAAATGAAGGTTTTTCTTTCTACAGATCAAGAAACATCCGAAAATCATTATGACGACGCATTAAAAAGCCATTATTATAAAACAACTGCAAAAAAGGCAATTGAAGCTGTTGAAAATACATTCAGCAAACAGCCCGGTGCGACGGTTACATCAGTTTCAGAAGATCGAGGCGAAATCAGCATTGTGATTGACAAGCCGAAAAAAGCATTGATGATTATAACCATCGTTTCGGTGAGACCTTATGAAACAGCTATTGATTTTAATGTATCAGCAGACACTAGATTGGCAAGCGATTTCGGATTCAGCCGAAAGCTGATTATTGATGCCTATGAAAAGCTGAACAAGGCACTGCCGTTTATAGGAACCGGACTGAATCCAAAGTGA
- the nrdR gene encoding transcriptional regulator NrdR, translated as MKCPTCQHNGTRVLDSRPVDEGKSIRRRRECEECQYRFTTFEKVEEIPLIVVKKEGVREEFSKDKILRGLIKACEKRPVPLTNLEEIVQDIEKELRNQGISEVNSEDIGEMVMDRLAHVDEVAYVRFASVYRQFKDINVFIQELSELIKKVK; from the coding sequence ATGAAATGTCCAACATGTCAGCATAATGGAACAAGAGTGCTTGACTCTCGGCCTGTTGATGAAGGGAAATCGATTCGAAGACGACGTGAATGCGAGGAATGCCAATATCGGTTCACAACCTTTGAAAAAGTGGAAGAAATTCCTCTGATTGTTGTGAAAAAAGAAGGCGTTAGAGAAGAGTTCAGCAAGGACAAAATTCTGCGGGGCTTGATTAAGGCTTGCGAAAAACGCCCTGTGCCTCTTACGAACTTAGAGGAAATCGTCCAGGATATTGAAAAGGAATTAAGAAATCAAGGAATCTCAGAAGTAAACAGTGAAGATATTGGCGAGATGGTAATGGACAGACTTGCGCACGTTGATGAAGTTGCATACGTCCGGTTTGCTTCAGTTTACCGTCAATTTAAAGATATCAATGTTTTCATTCAAGAGTTATCAGAGCTGATTAAAAAGGTGAAATAA
- the rplT gene encoding 50S ribosomal protein L20, producing the protein MPRVKGGTVSRQRRKKVLKLAKGYYGSKHTLYKVANQQVMKSLMYAYRDRRQKKRDFRQLWITRINAAARLNGLSYSRLMHGLKLAGIEVNRKMLAELAVTDAQAFAQLADAAKAKLNS; encoded by the coding sequence ATGCCAAGAGTAAAAGGCGGTACTGTCTCACGTCAAAGACGTAAAAAAGTTCTTAAATTAGCTAAAGGTTATTACGGTTCAAAACATACATTATACAAAGTTGCTAACCAGCAAGTAATGAAATCATTAATGTATGCTTACCGCGATCGCCGTCAGAAAAAACGCGATTTCCGTCAGCTTTGGATTACTCGTATCAACGCAGCTGCTCGCTTGAATGGTCTTTCTTACAGCCGTTTAATGCATGGTTTAAAGCTTGCTGGCATCGAAGTAAACCGCAAAATGCTTGCTGAGCTTGCTGTAACTGATGCTCAAGCATTCGCTCAATTAGCAGACGCTGCTAAAGCAAAATTAAACAGCTAA
- a CDS encoding DUF1294 domain-containing protein: protein MALLISYYILLNIYGFYLMGADKNKAKKGQWRIKESNLWLIGFIGGAVGLTIGMNAFRHKTKHQSFVVGLPALMIIHLVLFGYFLYKMS from the coding sequence ATGGCGCTTTTGATCAGTTATTACATCTTGCTGAATATTTACGGCTTTTATTTAATGGGAGCAGATAAAAATAAAGCTAAAAAGGGACAATGGAGAATTAAAGAAAGCAATCTTTGGCTTATTGGCTTCATTGGGGGAGCGGTCGGGCTGACAATTGGAATGAACGCGTTCAGGCACAAAACGAAGCATCAATCTTTTGTTGTCGGTCTGCCTGCTTTAATGATTATTCATCTCGTCCTGTTCGGCTATTTTTTATATAAGATGTCATAA
- the infC gene encoding translation initiation factor IF-3, producing MISKDMMVNDGIRAREVRLIGANGDQLGIKSRQEALEIAARSNLDLVLVAANAKPPVCRIMDYGKFRFEQQKKDKEARKNQKIISIKEVRFSPTIDEHDFNTKLKNARKFLEKGDKVKASIRFKGRAITHKEIGQRVLDRFSKACEDLSTIESHPKMDGRSMFLVLAPKVEK from the coding sequence ATTATTAGCAAAGACATGATGGTAAACGATGGAATTCGCGCTCGTGAGGTTCGTCTGATTGGTGCAAATGGCGACCAGCTTGGAATTAAATCTCGCCAAGAGGCGCTTGAGATTGCTGCCAGATCGAATCTTGATTTAGTTTTAGTTGCTGCAAACGCGAAACCACCTGTATGTCGTATTATGGACTACGGCAAATTCCGTTTTGAGCAGCAAAAGAAAGATAAAGAAGCACGTAAAAATCAAAAGATCATCAGTATTAAAGAGGTTCGCTTCAGCCCGACAATTGATGAGCATGATTTTAACACAAAACTTAAGAATGCACGCAAGTTCCTAGAAAAAGGAGACAAAGTGAAAGCTTCTATCCGTTTTAAAGGCCGTGCAATCACTCATAAAGAAATTGGTCAACGTGTTTTAGACCGTTTTTCTAAAGCTTGTGAAGATTTAAGTACAATTGAGTCTCATCCGAAAATGGATGGACGCAGCATGTTCTTGGTTCTAGCACCTAAAGTAGAAAAGTAA
- the speD gene encoding adenosylmethionine decarboxylase: METMGRHVISELWGCDFDKLNDMEYIEKTFVNAALKSGAEVREVAFHKFAPQGVSGVVIISESHLTIHSFPEHGYASIDVYTCGDLNPNIAADYIAEALGAQTRENIEIPRGMGPVQVKQAQVKAL, from the coding sequence ATGGAAACAATGGGACGACACGTTATCTCAGAATTATGGGGATGCGACTTTGATAAGCTGAACGACATGGAATACATTGAAAAAACGTTTGTAAATGCTGCTTTAAAATCAGGTGCCGAAGTACGCGAGGTTGCCTTTCATAAATTTGCTCCACAAGGTGTAAGCGGAGTTGTTATCATCTCTGAATCGCATTTAACCATCCACAGCTTCCCTGAGCACGGATATGCAAGCATCGATGTTTACACATGCGGTGACTTAAATCCAAATATTGCTGCAGACTACATTGCAGAAGCTCTTGGAGCACAAACTCGCGAGAATATTGAAATTCCGCGCGGCATGGGTCCTGTACAAGTTAAACAAGCTCAAGTAAAAGCTCTTTAA